From the Pseudarthrobacter sp. MM222 genome, one window contains:
- a CDS encoding RraA family protein produces the protein MFIDAATTSLTVGARHTNSATEFVEGLKRYPTANVGDAMDRLNLMDTGIASQWADARCVGPALTVLTREGDNLAIHRALDDAEAGDVLVINALGGTTRAVFGDLLAEICLAKGIAGVIIDGLTRDRAAIKELGLPVWARGVSPAGPAKYGPGAVSVPVACGGTVVNPGDLITADDDGVAVIPIERAQSVLNRLADIDKFEEDLRVRIRNSAAHEAAPAMASTN, from the coding sequence CACTCACCGTCGGCGCCCGTCACACGAACTCTGCCACTGAGTTTGTTGAAGGCCTGAAGCGGTACCCCACAGCCAATGTCGGTGATGCCATGGACCGGCTCAACCTCATGGACACAGGCATCGCATCACAGTGGGCCGATGCCCGCTGTGTGGGTCCGGCACTGACCGTGCTGACCCGGGAGGGCGACAACCTGGCCATTCACCGCGCCCTCGACGACGCCGAAGCCGGTGATGTGCTGGTCATCAACGCCCTCGGAGGAACAACACGGGCCGTATTCGGAGATCTCCTGGCCGAAATCTGCCTCGCCAAAGGCATCGCCGGTGTCATCATCGACGGACTGACCCGCGACCGTGCGGCAATCAAGGAACTGGGCCTGCCCGTTTGGGCCCGCGGGGTTTCGCCAGCAGGACCAGCCAAGTACGGCCCGGGAGCCGTCTCGGTGCCGGTGGCCTGCGGCGGCACCGTCGTCAACCCCGGCGACCTCATCACAGCCGACGATGACGGGGTCGCCGTCATACCCATCGAACGCGCCCAGAGCGTCCTTAACAGGCTCGCAGACATCGACAAATTCGAGGAAGATCTCCGGGTGAGGATACGGAACTCCGCCGCACATGAAGCAGCGCCGGCCATGGCAAGCACCAACTAG